From the Brachyhypopomus gauderio isolate BG-103 chromosome 5, BGAUD_0.2, whole genome shotgun sequence genome, one window contains:
- the parvb gene encoding beta-parvin isoform X1 produces the protein MYANSTRSTGPPGKTKKDESLLGKLSGTLVRKKKSKEVSDLQEEGKNAINAPLLPSSADLLPEDLLLDENAEKTMLDPTSRENPKFKDLQKVLIDWINNELEEERIIVKDLEEDLYDGQVLQKLFEKLSGRKLNVAEVTQSEIGQKQKLQTVLESVNDLLRPQGWTIEWGVDSIHSKNLVAIMYLLVALAMHFLAPIRLPEHVSVQVVLVKKREGILQASHVTKELTTTTEMMMGRFERDAFDTLLDHAPDKLNVVKTSLITFVNKHLNKLNLEVTELESQFADGVYLVLLMGLLEDYFVPLHNFYLTPESFEQKVHNVAFAFELMQDGGLKKPKARPEDVVNLNLKSTLRVLYNLFTNYKSTE, from the exons ATGTATGCAAATTCAACGAGATCAACGGGACCGCCGGGCAAGACGAAAAAAGACGAATCGCTTCTGGGAAAGCTTAGTGGTACACTAGTTCGCAAGAAGAAATCAAAAGAAG TGAGTGACCTCCAGGAAGAAGGGAAAAATGCCATCAACGCACCGTTACTGCCTTCCTCCGCTGACCTGCTCCCAGAGGACCTGCTGCTGG ATGAGAATGCTGAGAAGACTATGTTAGATCCCACCTCTAGAGAGAATCCAAAATTTAAAGACTTACAGAAG GTACTAATTGACTGGATTAATAATGaactggaggaggagaggatcaTTGTTAAAGATCTAGAGGAGGATCTCTATGATGGACAGGTGCTGCAGAAATTGTTTG AGAAGCTGTCAGGCCGTAAGCTGAATGTAGCCGAGGTGACCCAGTCTGAGATTGGTCAGAAACAGAAGCTTCAGACTGTACTGGAGTCAGTGAATGACCTGCTCCGTCCTCAGGGCTGGACGATAGAGTGGGGTGTGGATT CAATCCATTCAAAGAACCTGGTGGCCATCATGTACCTGCTGGTGGCTCTGGCCATGCACTTCCTGGCACCCATCCGGCTACCTGAGCATGTGTCTGTGCAGGTAGTGCTGGTCAAG AAAAGGGAGGGCATCTTACAAGCATCCCATGTGACCAAAGAACTCACAACCACAACAGA GATGATGATGGGAAGATTTG AGAGGGATGCCTTTGACACCCTACTGGACCACGCTCCTGACAAGCTTAACGTGGTCAAGACG TCGCTGATCACTTTTGTAAATAAACATCTGAACAAGCTTAACCTGGAAGTAACTGAGCTGGAATCACAG TTTGCAGACGGTGTGTATCTGGTGCTACTCATGGGTCTGCTGGAGGACTATTTTGTGCCTCTGCATAACTTTTACCTCACACCAGAGAGCTTTGAACAGAAG GTGCATAATGTAGCATTTGCCTTTGAGTTGATGCAAGATGGAGGCCTGAAGAAACCCAAAGCACGACCAGAAG ATGTTGTGAATTTGAATCTGAAGTCTACCCTGAGGGTCCTCTATAATCTCTTCACCAACTACAAAAGCACAGAATGA
- the parvb gene encoding beta-parvin isoform X3: MSDLQEEGKNAINAPLLPSSADLLPEDLLLDENAEKTMLDPTSRENPKFKDLQKVLIDWINNELEEERIIVKDLEEDLYDGQVLQKLFEKLSGRKLNVAEVTQSEIGQKQKLQTVLESVNDLLRPQGWTIEWGVDSIHSKNLVAIMYLLVALAMHFLAPIRLPEHVSVQVVLVKKREGILQASHVTKELTTTTEMMMGRFERDAFDTLLDHAPDKLNVVKTSLITFVNKHLNKLNLEVTELESQFADGVYLVLLMGLLEDYFVPLHNFYLTPESFEQKVHNVAFAFELMQDGGLKKPKARPEDVVNLNLKSTLRVLYNLFTNYKSTE; this comes from the exons A TGAGTGACCTCCAGGAAGAAGGGAAAAATGCCATCAACGCACCGTTACTGCCTTCCTCCGCTGACCTGCTCCCAGAGGACCTGCTGCTGG ATGAGAATGCTGAGAAGACTATGTTAGATCCCACCTCTAGAGAGAATCCAAAATTTAAAGACTTACAGAAG GTACTAATTGACTGGATTAATAATGaactggaggaggagaggatcaTTGTTAAAGATCTAGAGGAGGATCTCTATGATGGACAGGTGCTGCAGAAATTGTTTG AGAAGCTGTCAGGCCGTAAGCTGAATGTAGCCGAGGTGACCCAGTCTGAGATTGGTCAGAAACAGAAGCTTCAGACTGTACTGGAGTCAGTGAATGACCTGCTCCGTCCTCAGGGCTGGACGATAGAGTGGGGTGTGGATT CAATCCATTCAAAGAACCTGGTGGCCATCATGTACCTGCTGGTGGCTCTGGCCATGCACTTCCTGGCACCCATCCGGCTACCTGAGCATGTGTCTGTGCAGGTAGTGCTGGTCAAG AAAAGGGAGGGCATCTTACAAGCATCCCATGTGACCAAAGAACTCACAACCACAACAGA GATGATGATGGGAAGATTTG AGAGGGATGCCTTTGACACCCTACTGGACCACGCTCCTGACAAGCTTAACGTGGTCAAGACG TCGCTGATCACTTTTGTAAATAAACATCTGAACAAGCTTAACCTGGAAGTAACTGAGCTGGAATCACAG TTTGCAGACGGTGTGTATCTGGTGCTACTCATGGGTCTGCTGGAGGACTATTTTGTGCCTCTGCATAACTTTTACCTCACACCAGAGAGCTTTGAACAGAAG GTGCATAATGTAGCATTTGCCTTTGAGTTGATGCAAGATGGAGGCCTGAAGAAACCCAAAGCACGACCAGAAG ATGTTGTGAATTTGAATCTGAAGTCTACCCTGAGGGTCCTCTATAATCTCTTCACCAACTACAAAAGCACAGAATGA
- the parvb gene encoding beta-parvin isoform X2 gives MAGLLCGTKKKKQVSDLQEEGKNAINAPLLPSSADLLPEDLLLDENAEKTMLDPTSRENPKFKDLQKVLIDWINNELEEERIIVKDLEEDLYDGQVLQKLFEKLSGRKLNVAEVTQSEIGQKQKLQTVLESVNDLLRPQGWTIEWGVDSIHSKNLVAIMYLLVALAMHFLAPIRLPEHVSVQVVLVKKREGILQASHVTKELTTTTEMMMGRFERDAFDTLLDHAPDKLNVVKTSLITFVNKHLNKLNLEVTELESQFADGVYLVLLMGLLEDYFVPLHNFYLTPESFEQKVHNVAFAFELMQDGGLKKPKARPEDVVNLNLKSTLRVLYNLFTNYKSTE, from the exons ATGGCTGGGCTGCTGTGTGGGACTAAGAAAAAGAAACAAG TGAGTGACCTCCAGGAAGAAGGGAAAAATGCCATCAACGCACCGTTACTGCCTTCCTCCGCTGACCTGCTCCCAGAGGACCTGCTGCTGG ATGAGAATGCTGAGAAGACTATGTTAGATCCCACCTCTAGAGAGAATCCAAAATTTAAAGACTTACAGAAG GTACTAATTGACTGGATTAATAATGaactggaggaggagaggatcaTTGTTAAAGATCTAGAGGAGGATCTCTATGATGGACAGGTGCTGCAGAAATTGTTTG AGAAGCTGTCAGGCCGTAAGCTGAATGTAGCCGAGGTGACCCAGTCTGAGATTGGTCAGAAACAGAAGCTTCAGACTGTACTGGAGTCAGTGAATGACCTGCTCCGTCCTCAGGGCTGGACGATAGAGTGGGGTGTGGATT CAATCCATTCAAAGAACCTGGTGGCCATCATGTACCTGCTGGTGGCTCTGGCCATGCACTTCCTGGCACCCATCCGGCTACCTGAGCATGTGTCTGTGCAGGTAGTGCTGGTCAAG AAAAGGGAGGGCATCTTACAAGCATCCCATGTGACCAAAGAACTCACAACCACAACAGA GATGATGATGGGAAGATTTG AGAGGGATGCCTTTGACACCCTACTGGACCACGCTCCTGACAAGCTTAACGTGGTCAAGACG TCGCTGATCACTTTTGTAAATAAACATCTGAACAAGCTTAACCTGGAAGTAACTGAGCTGGAATCACAG TTTGCAGACGGTGTGTATCTGGTGCTACTCATGGGTCTGCTGGAGGACTATTTTGTGCCTCTGCATAACTTTTACCTCACACCAGAGAGCTTTGAACAGAAG GTGCATAATGTAGCATTTGCCTTTGAGTTGATGCAAGATGGAGGCCTGAAGAAACCCAAAGCACGACCAGAAG ATGTTGTGAATTTGAATCTGAAGTCTACCCTGAGGGTCCTCTATAATCTCTTCACCAACTACAAAAGCACAGAATGA
- the LOC143515072 gene encoding polyamine deacetylase HDAC10-like isoform X2 → MSGTALIYDDEMTRYKLLWTEPPGHHSQRNAANGFCVFNNVAIAALYAKKHYNLNRILIVDWDIHHGQGVQYCFEEDPSVLYFSWHRYEHQTFWPCLAESDYDGMGKGKGAGFNINLPWNKVGMTNSDYLYAFLQVLLPVAYEFDPELVLICAGFDSAIGDPEGHMCASPEIFGHLTHLLMSLANGRLCVVLEGGYNLTSLAQSVCQTVQTLLGDPTPILTGIGSPCHSAVESVQNVQAVHQSHWSCFNHITVSLVSEPSTKRSRKEDGDGEDTTETKDKTDKTEDIVWAEPLPRPAPPVRTVAVVPTELEDCLPEGCQHLGEISQLYIEEAKKIRNDHARDMTNEKSLQCLQNVLSVLEKIRNKEVCNGMVLVPDVFAFVSCAVQHALGSLCDRVLVVFVGDGNIPLDTQDGRVLLVQICSKEPEGVKSHYHVPVCLSKGLCEAASVIQAVLGLLLPLAYEFGPGLVVEALGDGSSKQDVPVWSQLTSLLQGLGQGRTLALLQRDCGSEMVSATGVSLLGSPAPSLGPLGAPLSEDVEALEAQRQRLKSQWGLLLKTESRTESQDK, encoded by the exons ATGTCTGGTACTGCATTAATCTACGACGACGAAATGACCCGGTACAAACTTCTCTGGACCGA GCCACCTGGTCATCACAGCCAGCGCAATGCAGCAAACGGTTTCTGTGTGTTCAACAATGTGGCCATTGCTGCTCTCTATGCCAAGAAGCACTACAACCTCAACAG gataTTGATTGTGGACTGGGATATTCATCATGGACAGGGAGTGCAGTACTGCTTTGAAGAGGACCCCAG TGTGCTCTATTTCTCCTGGCATCGCTATGAGCACCAGACCTTCTGGCCCTGCCTTGCTGAGTCTGATTATGATGGGATGGGAAAGGGAAAAGGAGCTGGCTTCAACATCAACTTGCCGTGGAACAAG GTGGGGATGACCAACAGCGACTACCTCTATGCCTTTTTGCAAGTCCTTTTACCTGTTGCCTATGAG TTTGACCCTGAGCTGGTGCTGATCTGTGCAGGCTTTGATTCTGCAATAGGAGACCCAGAG GGTCACATGTGTGCCTCTCCAGAGATTTTTGGTCATCTAACACATCTGCTGATGTCTCTAGCAAATGGCAGGCTGTGTGTCGTCCTAGAG GGTGGGTACAACTTGACGTCTCTTGCTCAGTCAGTTTGCCAAACAGTGCAGACACTGCTTGGAGATCCTACACCCATATTGACTGGTATTGGATCACCTTGTCACAG TGCTGTGGAGTCTGTTCAGAATGTTCAAGCTGTTCACCAGAGCCACTGGAGCTGTTTCAACCACATAA CTGTATCTCTAGTGTCGGAGCCCAGCACCAAGCGCAGCAGAAAGGAGGACGGAGATGGAGAGGACACCACTGAGACAAAGGACAAAACTGACAAAACTGAGGACATAGTGTGGGCTGAACCCTTACCCAGACCTGCTCCTCCTGTGCGCACAGTTGCAGTGGTTCCCACAGAACTGGAGGACTGTTTGCCAGAGGGTTGTCAGCACCTGGGTGAAATATCACAACTGTATATCGAGGAGGCAAAGAAAATAAG GAATGATCACGCACGAGACATGACCAATGAGAAGTCATTACAGTGTCTGCAGAATGTTCTTTCAGTTCTGGAGAAGATCAGGAATAAAGAG GTGTGTAATGGCATGGTGTTGGTTCCTGATGTGTTTGCGTTTGTGAGCTGTGCTGTGCAGCATGCCTTGGGCTCCCTTTGTGATCG GGTTCTGGTGGTGTTTGTAGGGGATGGCAATATTCCACTCGACACTCAAGATGG gagagtGCTTTTGGTACAGATCTGTAGTAAGGAGCCTGAAGGGGTGAAGTCTCACTaccatgtgcctgtgtgtctgagCAAG GGTTTGTGTGAAGCAGCGAGTGTGATTCAGGCCGTGCTGGGCCTGCTCCTGCCCCTGGCATACGAGTTTGGCCCAGGCCTTGTGGTGGAGGCGCTGGGAGACGGTAGCAGCAAGCAGGACGTGCCCGTCTGGTCACAGCTCACCAGTCTGTTGCAGGGGCTGGGACAGGGCAGGACTCTGGCCCTCCTCCAG CGAGACTGTGGTTCGGAGATGGTGAGTGCTACTGGAGTGTCTCTGTTGGGCTCCCCTGCCCCATCTCTTGGGCCCCTGGGGGCACCTCTGTCTGAAGATGTCGAGGCTTTAGAGGCACAACGACAGAGACTGAAGAGCCAGTGGGGTCTTCTGTTAAAGACTG AAAGCAGAACAGAGAGTCAGGACAAATGA
- the LOC143515072 gene encoding polyamine deacetylase HDAC10-like isoform X1 has translation MSGTALIYDDEMTRYKLLWTDPTCEIEKPERLMVSYEALKSKGLAERCESFTVREATEEEILLAHSKEYLEAVKQTPHLSLEELMSFTQQYSDVYFHPNIYHCAKLAVGATLQLVDNVMTGKVRNGMALVRPPGHHSQRNAANGFCVFNNVAIAALYAKKHYNLNRILIVDWDIHHGQGVQYCFEEDPSVLYFSWHRYEHQTFWPCLAESDYDGMGKGKGAGFNINLPWNKVGMTNSDYLYAFLQVLLPVAYEFDPELVLICAGFDSAIGDPEGHMCASPEIFGHLTHLLMSLANGRLCVVLEGGYNLTSLAQSVCQTVQTLLGDPTPILTGIGSPCHSAVESVQNVQAVHQSHWSCFNHITVSLVSEPSTKRSRKEDGDGEDTTETKDKTDKTEDIVWAEPLPRPAPPVRTVAVVPTELEDCLPEGCQHLGEISQLYIEEAKKIRNDHARDMTNEKSLQCLQNVLSVLEKIRNKEVCNGMVLVPDVFAFVSCAVQHALGSLCDRVLVVFVGDGNIPLDTQDGRVLLVQICSKEPEGVKSHYHVPVCLSKGLCEAASVIQAVLGLLLPLAYEFGPGLVVEALGDGSSKQDVPVWSQLTSLLQGLGQGRTLALLQRDCGSEMVSATGVSLLGSPAPSLGPLGAPLSEDVEALEAQRQRLKSQWGLLLKTESRTESQDK, from the exons ATGTCTGGTACTGCATTAATCTACGACGACGAAATGACCCGGTACAAACTTCTCTGGACCGA CCCGACCTGTGAGATTGAAAAACCTGAGCGGTTGATGGTTAGTTACGAAGCTTTAAAAAGCAAAGGTTTGGCGGAACGCTGCGAGTCCTTTACCGTTCGTGAAGCGACCGAGGAAGAAATTCTGCTAGCTCACAG cAAAGAATATCTTGAAGCAGTCAAACAGACCCCTCACTTAAGCTTGGAAGAGCTGATGTCTTTCACCCAGCAGTACAGCGATGTCTATTTTCATCCT AACATTTACCACTGTGCTAAGCTGGCTGTTGGGGCCACGCTTCAGCTGGTGGATAATGTGATGACTGGGAAGGTGAGGAATGGAATGGCCCTTGTAAG GCCACCTGGTCATCACAGCCAGCGCAATGCAGCAAACGGTTTCTGTGTGTTCAACAATGTGGCCATTGCTGCTCTCTATGCCAAGAAGCACTACAACCTCAACAG gataTTGATTGTGGACTGGGATATTCATCATGGACAGGGAGTGCAGTACTGCTTTGAAGAGGACCCCAG TGTGCTCTATTTCTCCTGGCATCGCTATGAGCACCAGACCTTCTGGCCCTGCCTTGCTGAGTCTGATTATGATGGGATGGGAAAGGGAAAAGGAGCTGGCTTCAACATCAACTTGCCGTGGAACAAG GTGGGGATGACCAACAGCGACTACCTCTATGCCTTTTTGCAAGTCCTTTTACCTGTTGCCTATGAG TTTGACCCTGAGCTGGTGCTGATCTGTGCAGGCTTTGATTCTGCAATAGGAGACCCAGAG GGTCACATGTGTGCCTCTCCAGAGATTTTTGGTCATCTAACACATCTGCTGATGTCTCTAGCAAATGGCAGGCTGTGTGTCGTCCTAGAG GGTGGGTACAACTTGACGTCTCTTGCTCAGTCAGTTTGCCAAACAGTGCAGACACTGCTTGGAGATCCTACACCCATATTGACTGGTATTGGATCACCTTGTCACAG TGCTGTGGAGTCTGTTCAGAATGTTCAAGCTGTTCACCAGAGCCACTGGAGCTGTTTCAACCACATAA CTGTATCTCTAGTGTCGGAGCCCAGCACCAAGCGCAGCAGAAAGGAGGACGGAGATGGAGAGGACACCACTGAGACAAAGGACAAAACTGACAAAACTGAGGACATAGTGTGGGCTGAACCCTTACCCAGACCTGCTCCTCCTGTGCGCACAGTTGCAGTGGTTCCCACAGAACTGGAGGACTGTTTGCCAGAGGGTTGTCAGCACCTGGGTGAAATATCACAACTGTATATCGAGGAGGCAAAGAAAATAAG GAATGATCACGCACGAGACATGACCAATGAGAAGTCATTACAGTGTCTGCAGAATGTTCTTTCAGTTCTGGAGAAGATCAGGAATAAAGAG GTGTGTAATGGCATGGTGTTGGTTCCTGATGTGTTTGCGTTTGTGAGCTGTGCTGTGCAGCATGCCTTGGGCTCCCTTTGTGATCG GGTTCTGGTGGTGTTTGTAGGGGATGGCAATATTCCACTCGACACTCAAGATGG gagagtGCTTTTGGTACAGATCTGTAGTAAGGAGCCTGAAGGGGTGAAGTCTCACTaccatgtgcctgtgtgtctgagCAAG GGTTTGTGTGAAGCAGCGAGTGTGATTCAGGCCGTGCTGGGCCTGCTCCTGCCCCTGGCATACGAGTTTGGCCCAGGCCTTGTGGTGGAGGCGCTGGGAGACGGTAGCAGCAAGCAGGACGTGCCCGTCTGGTCACAGCTCACCAGTCTGTTGCAGGGGCTGGGACAGGGCAGGACTCTGGCCCTCCTCCAG CGAGACTGTGGTTCGGAGATGGTGAGTGCTACTGGAGTGTCTCTGTTGGGCTCCCCTGCCCCATCTCTTGGGCCCCTGGGGGCACCTCTGTCTGAAGATGTCGAGGCTTTAGAGGCACAACGACAGAGACTGAAGAGCCAGTGGGGTCTTCTGTTAAAGACTG AAAGCAGAACAGAGAGTCAGGACAAATGA
- the LOC143515071 gene encoding von Willebrand factor A domain-containing protein 5A-like, translating into MVNCGLVTNKNEPVPLKSIEVNLQTEGHVATVSSTLQYVNEEQGPVEALFVFPMPAEAAVCHFSAKIADQEVVAEVQEKEKARQLYDDALSSGEQAFLLEESEESTDVFRLSVGSLPPGQSAAVTFVYVTELSVQADHSLRFCLPAVLNPRYSPPGTSGGIVSEITPGSAQIPYSLSLTMNLSSPNPITAVKSQCPLEPLEFLNTDHTRAKVNLCAGHKFDRDVELFLYYQNPHQPTAVVEAGVPTAQPGSLMGDPVVMLSLYPEFPEAVVSEVSSCGEFVFVVDRSGSMSCPMRNGPNTEERITSARNTLLLLLKSLPMGCYFNIYGFGSRYESFFPKSVEYSQETMDQAVQRVKQMQADMGGTEILQPLKHIYSQPCIPNHPRQVFIFTDGEVGNTKEVLQLVGSNAESHRCFSFGIGEGASTALITGMAQEGSGHAQFITGTDRMQSKVMQSLRFALQPAVMDISEVWSVPEGMSVSLLSPPVKVLFSGQRALIYAQLKGEACKSSDCKGTITLQYRLADQHVTNTLSFSIKPAENTGLTIHRLAARSRIRSLEKEQQAEGGGKEELRARVVELSVQAGVSSSHTAFVAIHKGSGEAVKGPLLKRNVPVPMMCMAMACGAPRLMCMPVLRGGGDVALAADYIEFSSDDSTDDIDDPSDPLLQLISLQEASGCWEMESTLAQVFGKSMDEVAKQMPAEVEPGIWATVLALIWLHGFKMDAHDEWQFIAMKAASWIRSRKVVKLSECVLAANTVLQCQVKEEALGF; encoded by the exons ATGGTGAACTGTGGCTTGGTAACCAACAAGAATGAGCCAG TCCCTCTGAAGAGCATAGAGGTGAATCTACAGACTGAGGGGCATGTAGCTACAGTGAGCTCCACCTTGCAGTATGTGAATGAGGAGCAGGGCCCAGTGGAGGCTCTGTTTGTGTTCCCCATGCCTGCCGAGGCTGCTGTCTGCCACTTCAGTGCCAAGATTGCAGACCAGGAGGTTGTGGCTGAGGtacaggagaaagagaag GCGCGACAGCTCTATGACGATGCTCTGAGCTCAGGCGAGCAGGCCTTCTTattggaggagagtgaggagagcacTGATGTATTCCGCCTGAGTGTGGGGAGCCTGCCCCCGGGACAGAGTGCTGCAGTCACCTTTGTGTACGTCACCGAGCTCTCTGTGCAGGCAGACCACTCACTTCGCTTCTGTCTGCCGGCAGTTCTCAACCCCCGCTACTCCCCACCAG GTACGAGTGGTGGTATAGTGTCTGAGATAACTCCAGGATCTGCACAGAttccttactctctctctcttactatGAATCTGAGCTCTCCAAACCCCATCACTGCAGTCAAGTCCCAGTGTCCTCTTGAACCCCTGGAGTTCCTCAATACAGATCACACACGAGcaaag gtaaaTCTGTGTGCAGGTCACAAGTTTGACAGAGATGTCGAGCTGTTTTTGTATTATCAGAATCCCCATCAGCCCACTGCAGTAGTTGAGGCTGGAGTACCCACAGCTCAGCCAG GCTCTCTCATGGGTGACCCTGTGGTCATGCTAAGTTTGTATCCAGAATTCCCTGAGGCAGTGGTGTCAGAGGTGTCGTCCTGTGGCGAGTTTGTGTTTGTAGTGGACAGGTCTGGCAGTATGAGCTGCCCGATGCGTAATGGGCCGAACACAGAAGAGCGTATCACGAGTGCCAGA AACACTCTGCTCCTGCTGCTAAAGAGTCTCCCCATGGGCTGTTACTTCAACATCTATGGCTTCGGTTCGCGTTACGAATCCTTCTTCCC GAAAAGTGTGGAGTACAGTCAGGAGACAATGGACCAGGCTGTGCAGAGGGTGAAACAAATGCAGGCTGACATGGGTGGCACGGAGATTCTGCAGCCTCTCAAACACATCTACAGTCAGCCTTGCATCCCTAACCACCCCAGACAG GTGTTCATTTTCACTGATGGAGAGGTGGGGAACACAAAGGAGGTTCTCCAGCTCGTAGGAAGCAATGCTGAATCCCACAG GTGCTTCTCATTTGGAATTGGTGAAGGAGCAAGCACTGCCCTCATCACAGGAATGGCTCAGGAGGGATCTGGCCACGCCCAGTTCATCACAGGCACTGACCGCATGCagtccaaa GTCATGCAGTCTCTCCGCTTTGCTTTACAACCAGCGGTGATGGATATTTCAGAGGTGTGGTCTGTCCCAGAGGGCATGTCTGTCAGTCTTCTGAGTCCACCTGTGAAAGTACTCTTCAGTGGTCAAAGGGCACTCATTTATGCCCAGCTGAAAGGAGAG GCCTGTAAGAGCTCAGACTGTAAGGGGACTATAACACTGCAGTATCGCCTAGCAGATCAACACGTTACAAACACACTCAGCTTCTCTATCAAGCCTGCAGAGAATACtgg ACTGACCATCCACAGACTGGCTGCACGGTCACGGATCCGCTCTCTGGAGAAGGAGCAGCAGGCAGAGGGAGGCGGCAAAGAGGAGCTGAGGGCCAGAGTGGTGGAGCTGAGTGTGCAGGCTGGAGTGAGCAGCTCCCACACAGCCTTCGTCGCCATTCACAAGGGCAGTGGGGAGGCTGTGAAAGGGCCCCTGCTGAAGAGGAACGTGCCTGTGCCTA tGATGTGTATGGCTATGGCTTGTGGTGCACCACGGCTAATGTGTATGCCTGTGCTacgaggtggtggtgatg TGGCTCTTGCAGCTGATTACATTGAGTTTTCCAGTGACGACTCTACTGATGACATTGATG ACCCTTCAGACCCCTTGCTACAGCTCATCTCTCTCCAAGAGGCTTCAGGCTGCTGGGAAATGGAGTCCACACTGGCACAGGTGTTTGGAAAGTCAATGGATGAGGTGGCCAAGCAGATGCCTGCAGAG GTGGAACCAGGCATCTGGGCTACAGTTCTAGCTTTAATCTGGTTACATGGATTTAAAATGGACGCTCATGATGAGTGGCAGTTTATAGCCATGAAAGCAGCATCATGGATTCGGAGTAGGAAAG TTGTcaagttgtctgagtgtgtactTGCTGCCAATACTGTGCTGCAGTGTCAGGTTAAAGAAGAGGCTCTTGGTTTCTGA